The segment CCTTCTTCTCGACCAGCTCGTTCGGCCCGTACTCCCTAAGCCGCCTTCGAGCCTCCTCGCTGCTGAGCCCCGCCTTGCTGGTGCCAAGCTTCTCTAGAACCTCTTCGATGCTCATCGAGTGCCAGCTCATGGCGTAGGGGTAACCGCCGTGCACCTTTTAAGCGCTATCCCTAGGAAACGAAACCATAAGGTAAACTAGCATGAAGGTAGGTTATTGGAAAAAACGTTGAGCCGCTGAACTAGTGAATGGTGCGCTCCTACGCGAACAGCGCCCGTTGAAAAAGCTTCGGGGGCAGTAGCCAAATCAGCAGACTTAAGCCATAAAAGGCTCCGCCAGTCACGCTTCCAGCGGCTGTGACGATGGAGGTTTCGGCTGACGGGTGATGCCGTTAGTCCCACCGCCTGAGCCGCTGCCTAGCGCGCTCAGATCCGCCCTCTCGAGTGGCCCCCAAGCGGCTAGCTTGGCCCCTCTTTCCGGGCCATCGCCCGCTTCACTGTCCGGGTCAAGCTCTCAATCGCTCTCCTCCACTCCTCCTCTGTCGCTTCCCGGTAGATCATCTCGTAGCGGCCGTGCACTTCGCGGGCGCGAACCTTGAGGTACAGCCTCCCACTCCTGCTCGCGAAGATCGTACAGTAGGTGAGGAGGCAGATGATAGGCTTGCAGCTCCTCCCGTAGCTCTCCAGCTGGCAACTCCGCTGCTTAACGTTGAAGAAGATGCACCTTCCCGCAGGACCCGTGCCGAGCTCGTAGACCCGCACGAGCCCCCTCACGGTCTCCACAAGGCGGCTTGGCTGCGCCTCAATCCTCCGCCTCACCTCGCTCGGCAGCTTGCGGATTTCGACGTCCAGCACGAAGGCGCCGCTGAAGACCGCGCAGCATCGACCGCAGCCTTTCGGGCACTCCATCCTGTATGATGCTTCGATGACCGAGGGATCGACCCTCTCGAAGACGGACTCGTCGAGCCTAGCATCGGGAGGGACCTTGAAGACTGCGAGCAGCCTGCGCAGCTGCGGGTTGTAGTAGACGCCGATCAAGCTACCCTTGAGCCGCGCCGCCTCCCTCAGGCAAAGGAGGTTCCGCGCCTCGCTCCCCCCGGGCTCCCTCAGCGCAAGGTAGATCGGCATCGGGAAGCCGGTAACCGGCCAACTTCAACTTTTCAGCAGGAGGGCAGCTAGATCACCTCCGGGAAGTACCTACGTTCGATCTCCTCGGGCTTCTCCCTCAGCATCCTGACGGCCGCCGGCAGCTGGGAAAGAATATCGTCCGGCGTGACACCGTCCTCGCCCAGCTGCTCGGCCGCTAGATCGCCCGCGAGCCCGTGGACGAGGACGCCCATCCGAGCCGCCAGCCCGGGATCTCTGAAGCCGATGCCCCACATCGCCGCTATCGTGCCTGTGAGAACGTCGCCGGAGCCCGCCTTCGCCATCCCGGGGTTCCCAGTCATGTTGATGTAGACGCGGCCGTCGGGGTAGCCGATCAGCGAGTGAGCACCCTTCATAACGATGTACGCCTTGAGGCTGCTGCACGCCTTCTGGAGCGAACCGACGGGGTCTGCCTGCACCTCGCTGGGCTCCATGCCGGTGAGCCTGCAGAACTCAATCAGGTGGGGCGTGATGATCGTCGGGGCGCTCCTCCCCTTCACCGCATCGGGATCCTTCGCCACCGCTGTGATCCCGTCGCCGTCCACGATTACCGGGATCTTCAGGGAAGCTGTCAGCTCCCTGATCAGCTGCTGCGTCTCCTCGTTGAGCGAGGTCCCGGGGCCGATCGCTGCGATGTCGATGCCCTGCTCCTCCACCAGCTCGAGGAGGTAGTCGAGGTTCGCGCGCGAGATCGTGCCCTCGCTCGTCTCCTCGAGCGGGATGTAGACGACCTCACTGCACCTAGCGGCCACGTACGGCACGACGGACTTCGGTGCCGCGAGCCTCGAGTACCCGCCCCCAGCCCTCAGGAAGGAGTAGGCGACGTAGTAGGGGGCGCCGTAGTAGTAGCGGGCGCCGGCGACCGCGAGCAGCTTCCCGAAGGTCCCCTTATGCCCCCACTTCACCCTCTCCGGCGGCTGCAGGGGCTTGTTCAGCTCCACCTTGATCTCCTCGCTCTCGAGGAGTTGACGGGGGTAGGAGAGGGGGGAGACGTAGAGCCTCCCGCAGTAGTGGAACCCGGGGTAGAGGATGTTACCGATCTTTGGTAGGCCGAAGGTCACCGTGGCCGCCGACTTGACGGCGGAGCCCATCACCCTACCGCTGTCCGCGTCGATGCCCGAGGGGATGTCGACGCTCACCACCGGCTTCCCGCTCCCATTGATCAGCTCGATAGCCTCCCTGTAGAGGCCCCTAACCTC is part of the Thermofilaceae archaeon genome and harbors:
- a CDS encoding NAD(P)H-hydrate dehydratase encodes the protein MLVLKVCRGEEARRIDARASDEYGIDPLLLMEDAGTAVYAVVMKLFGSAQRVAVVAGVGNNGGDALVAARRLHAAGVEVRVVVVGDPSRYPEPARRNYELAARLGLPIHHVRGVEELEVLRQALDWCTVAIVGLIGVGLRGEVRGLYREAIELINGSGKPVVSVDIPSGIDADSGRVMGSAVKSAATVTFGLPKIGNILYPGFHYCGRLYVSPLSYPRQLLESEEIKVELNKPLQPPERVKWGHKGTFGKLLAVAGARYYYGAPYYVAYSFLRAGGGYSRLAAPKSVVPYVAARCSEVVYIPLEETSEGTISRANLDYLLELVEEQGIDIAAIGPGTSLNEETQQLIRELTASLKIPVIVDGDGITAVAKDPDAVKGRSAPTIITPHLIEFCRLTGMEPSEVQADPVGSLQKACSSLKAYIVMKGAHSLIGYPDGRVYINMTGNPGMAKAGSGDVLTGTIAAMWGIGFRDPGLAARMGVLVHGLAGDLAAEQLGEDGVTPDDILSQLPAAVRMLREKPEEIERRYFPEVI